GATCTCTCCCCGCGCCAGCCGCGCGCGTATCGCGTCGCCCGCCGCCACCTGCGCAGCGTCCTTCACCACGTTGCCCGCCGCGTCGAACACCAGCGCGTACCCCCGATCCAGCACGCGCAGCGGCGACAACTCCTCCAGCCGCGCCTGCAGCCGCTCCAGCCCGCCGCGCCGCTCCAGCAGCAGGCGCCGTCCCATCTCCGCCAGCGTCCGCGTCTTCCCCTCCAGCTCGCGCTTCATTCCCGCCAGCACCATCCGCACGTCGTAGTGCCGGATGCGCGTCGCCGCTACGTCCACCCGCCGCCGGGACCGCTCCACCACGCCGCGATATCCCGCCACCAGCGCGAACGTCATCTCGTCCACCCGCTGCTGCCGCTGCCCCAGCAGCGCGCGCATGCTCGCGAACGCGCCGTGCTGCGCCAACTCCGTCAGCGCCTGCCGCCCCATCAGCAGCCGGTACCGCGCCGCCCGCGCCAGCCGCGCCCGCAGCCCTTCCACCTGCTCCTCCAGCCGGTGCCGCGACTCGATCACCAGCTCCGCCGCCGCGCTCGGCGTCGGCGCGCGCAGGTCCGCGACGAAATCCGCGATGGTGAAATCCGTCTCGTGCCCCACCGCCGAGATCACCGGGATCTCGCTCGCCGCGATCGCCCGCGCCAGCCCTTCGTGGTTGAAGGCCGCCAGGTCCTCCACCGACCCGCCGCCGCGCGCCACGATCACGACGTCCACGTTCTTCGCGCGGCTGAAGTACTTCAGCCCGGCCGCGACCTCGCCCGGCGCCTCCGCCCCCTGCACCTGCGCCGGATAAATAAGGATGGGCACGCTCGCGTGCCGCCGCCGCAGGATGTTCAGGATGTCGTGCAGCGCCGCCCCGCGCGGCGACGTCACGATCCCGATGCGCCGCGGCAGCGCCGGCAGCGGCTTCTTCCGCGCCTGCTCGAACAGGCCCTCGGCCGCGAGCTTCGCCTTCAACTGCTCGAACGCCACCTGCAGCGCGCCCGCGCCCTTCCGCTCCAGGTACTCCAGGAGCAGCTGCATGTCGCCGCGCTGCTCGTACACCGTCATCCGCCCGCGCGCGATCGCCTGCATGCCGTTCTCCGGCTTGAACCGCAGCAGCCGCGCCTGCGTCCGGAACATCACCGCGCGCAGCTGCGCCTCGCCGTCTTTCAGCGTGAAATAGAGGTGGCCGCTCTCCGCCGGCCGGTAGTTCGAGATCTCGCCCTCGACCCAGACGTCGGTGTACTCCCGCTCCAGCGAGGTCCGCACCGCCGCCATCAGCTCCCGCACCGGCCAGATCCGCCGCTGCGCCGCCATCGCCTGGAACGTCAGGTCGAGCTGCTCGCCCATGCGAAGGAGTGTAGACCAACGGAGTTGTGGCGCGCTCGCCCTCGAGCGCGCATCGCGCGCAGACGGATCGCGGTGGAAGAGCGGCCCTTCAGGGCCGCGTCGGTGGCGATATCAGGAAAGGGAACCCTCTCTAGCGGACGGCACTCGCGAATGCGGTCTCGCTCACCCGTCTCTTCTGCATCATGCGCAGCACGAACCATCCGCCCAACGCCGCCGCCACGTGCTTCAGCGAATGCCCGCTCACCGCATGCCCGGTCGCCGCGTAGCATCCGACGTCGAACAGCTCGAGCACCTTCGCCAACCCGTAGCACCCGATCGCGTACACCCAGCCCATCTGCCGGTCGTAGCGTGGCTTGGTGAACAGCAGCACCCCCGCGGTGGCGACGAACGCGTAGCCCTGCAGGAAGCCGTAGAACCGCAGGTCGCCCGCGCCCACGCGCTCGCTCCAGTCCCACAGCAGCACGCTGGCCACGCCGAGCGCGAGCATTGGCGCGGTCAGCCGCGCGCCCCACTTCGCGCTCACCCGTTCGGCCACCGCCAGCGGCAGGATCGCCATGAATCCCGGGATCATCCCCAGCCGGTCGAACACCAGCGTCTGGTTGTTCGGATCCAGGTGGTAGTACGCCGAGCCGAACGCCGTCGTCACCAGCCCGGCGAACAGCACCGCGGCCGGCACGCGCTCGC
Above is a window of Terriglobales bacterium DNA encoding:
- the xseA gene encoding exodeoxyribonuclease VII large subunit; translation: MGEQLDLTFQAMAAQRRIWPVRELMAAVRTSLEREYTDVWVEGEISNYRPAESGHLYFTLKDGEAQLRAVMFRTQARLLRFKPENGMQAIARGRMTVYEQRGDMQLLLEYLERKGAGALQVAFEQLKAKLAAEGLFEQARKKPLPALPRRIGIVTSPRGAALHDILNILRRRHASVPILIYPAQVQGAEAPGEVAAGLKYFSRAKNVDVVIVARGGGSVEDLAAFNHEGLARAIAASEIPVISAVGHETDFTIADFVADLRAPTPSAAAELVIESRHRLEEQVEGLRARLARAARYRLLMGRQALTELAQHGAFASMRALLGQRQQRVDEMTFALVAGYRGVVERSRRRVDVAATRIRHYDVRMVLAGMKRELEGKTRTLAEMGRRLLLERRGGLERLQARLEELSPLRVLDRGYALVFDAAGNVVKDAAQVAAGDAIRARLARGEIAAVVKKK